Below is a window of Coriobacterium glomerans PW2 DNA.
GGGCGCGTGTGAGACCGTAGAGTCCGTGGTACTCCCGCAGACTCGGGAAGGGTGCCCCCTCAAGGCGCTCCTTCTGGATGCGCAGCATGTAGACGACATCGAGATCCGGCAGGACATCGTCCAGATTCAAGTTCACATGGTCGACGCCGAGAACATCCGGGCACGCCGGCATGAGCGTGCCCGGGCCCACGACCGTGACCTCGGCGCCCATGATCTTGAGTGCCGGGATGAGCGAGCCGCACACGCGCGAGTGACCGATATCGCCGACGATGCCGACGCGCAGCCCCTCGATGCGGCCTCGATGCTGCCAGATGGTATAGAGGTCGAGAAGCGCTTGCGTGGGATGTCCGTGCTTTCCGTCGCCAGCGTCGATGACTGAAGCCGGCGAGTGCTGGGTGATGATATAGGGGGCGCCGGCGTGCTTGTCGCGCACGATGATCATGTCGATCTGATAGGCATCGAGCGTCATGACCGTGTCGATGAGGCTCTCGCCCTTGACGGTCGAGGTCGAGGAGCCGCCGCAGTTCAAGCTGTCAGCCGAAAGACGTTTCTCGGCGAGTTCGAAGGAGCTGCGCGTGCGCGTCGACGGCTCGTTGAACATGTTCACGACC
It encodes the following:
- a CDS encoding aspartate carbamoyltransferase catalytic subunit, with protein sequence MSFDHKHLIDIAEYSDTDIMTLLETAKAFSEVNRRAIKKVPTLKGKTVVNMFNEPSTRTRSSFELAEKRLSADSLNCGGSSTSTVKGESLIDTVMTLDAYQIDMIIVRDKHAGAPYIITQHSPASVIDAGDGKHGHPTQALLDLYTIWQHRGRIEGLRVGIVGDIGHSRVCGSLIPALKIMGAEVTVVGPGTLMPACPDVLGVDHVNLNLDDVLPDLDVVYMLRIQKERLEGAPFPSLREYHGLYGLTRARERLMRPDALIAHPGPINRGVEFDSHMADHPVRSVILDQVYAGICVRMAALFLLLGGAENGLDS